The proteins below come from a single Salvelinus alpinus chromosome 18, SLU_Salpinus.1, whole genome shotgun sequence genomic window:
- the hmgcs1 gene encoding hydroxymethylglutaryl-CoA synthase, cytoplasmic isoform X2 → MPGSAQANGEATWPKDVGVIALEIYFPSQYVDQAELEQFDGVSAGKYTVGLGQARMGFCSDREDINSLCLTVVQRLMERNGLSYDQVGRLEVGTETIIDKSKSVKTVVMQLFEESGNTDVEGIDTTNACYGGTAALFNAVNWVESSSWDGRYALVVAGDIAVYATGSARPTGGAGAIAMLVGPNAPLAFDRGLRGTHMQHAYDFYKPDMASEYPVVDGKLSIECYLSALDRCYSVYRNKIHAQWQREGVDKRFSLEDFGYMVFHSPYCKLVQKSLARLVLSDFLSHPRPNTETGPFSGLEAFREVKPEETYFNRDVEKAFMKASTEMFDQKTKASLLVSNQNGNMYTPSVYGCLASVIAQHTPQHLAGQRIGLFSYGSGFAATLYSLRVSQDATPGSGLDKICASLCDLKARLDSRRKVSPAMFAENMQLREETHHLAPYVPQGAVEELFPGTWYLTRVDEKHRREYSRCSLNDDLPLEAGLVNSTTATEHIPSPVKKMPRLPASTAGPEAVTVSNGDH, encoded by the exons ATGCCTGGATCAGCCCAAGCCAACGGCGAGGCCACGTGGCCCAAAGATGTGGGCGTCATCGCCCTGGAGATCTACTTCCCCTCACAGTACGTGGACCAGGCCGAGCTGGAGCAGTTTGACGGCGTGTCGGCCGGCAAGTACACGGTGGGCCTGGGCCAGGCGCGTATGGGCTTCTGCTCGGACCGCGAGGACATCAACTCCCTCTGCCTGACGGTGGTCCAGCGGCTGATGGAAAGGAATGGCCTCTCCTACGACCAGGTGGGCCGTTTGGAGGTGGGCACTGAGACCATCATCGACAAGTCCAAGTCGGTGAAGACGGTGGTGATGCAGCTGTTCGAGGAATCGGGCAACACGGACGTGGAGGGGATTGACACGACCAACGCTTGCTATGGGGGCACCGCCGCCCTCTTCAACGCCGTCAACTGGGTGGAGTCTAGCTCCTGGGACG GTCGTTATGCCCTGGTGGTGGCAGGAGACATTGCAGTTTACGCCACAGGAAGTGCCCGGCCGACAGGGGGCGCCGGTGCGATAGCCATGTTGGTAGGGCCCAACGCCCCACTGGCTTTTGACAGAG GTCTGCGGGGTACACACATGCAGCACGCCTACGACTTCTACAAGCCAGATATGGCGTCAGAATATCCTGTGGTGGACGGAAAGCTGTCTATCGAGTGCTACCTCAGCGCCTTAGATCGCTGTTACTCTGTCTATCGCAACAAGATCCATGCACAGTGGCAAAGAG AGGGTGTGGACAAGCGTTTCAGCCTGGAGGACTTTGGCTACATGGTGTTCCACTCTCCCTACTGCAAGCTGGTGCAGAAGTCCTTAGCCCGTCTGGTGCTCAGTGACTTCCTCAGCCACCCCAGGCCGAACACAGAGACTGGACCGTTCAGTGGCCTGGAGGCTTTCAG GGAGGTGAAGCCGGAGGAGACCTACTTCAACAGGGATGTGGAGAAGGCCTTCATGAAGGCCAgcacagagatgtttgatcaaaAGACCAAGGCTTCCCTCCTCGTCTCCAACCAGAACGGCAACATGTACACCCCCTCTGTCTACGGCTGCCTTGCTTCTGTCATCGCACA acacacacctcaGCACCTGGCGGGCCAGAGAATCGGCCTGTTCTCCTACGGCTCGGGGTTTGCCGCCACACTCTACTCCCTCCGAGTCTCCCAGGACGCCACGCCTG GCTCTGGATTGGATAAGATCTGTGCCAGCCTGTGTGACCTCAAGGCCAGACTGGACTCCAGGAGGAAGGTGTCACCTGCCATGTTCGCTGAAAACATGCAGCTGAGGGAAGAGACCCACCACCTAG CACCGTACGTGCCCCAGGGCGCTGTGGAGGAGCTGTTCCCTGGGACGTGGTATCTGACCCGGGTGGACGAAAAGCACCGTCGGGAGTACTCCAGATGCTCCCTGAACGACGACTTGCCCCTGGAGGCTGGCCTGGTCAACTCCACCACAGCCACTGAG CACATCCCAAGCCCAGTGAAGAAGATGCCCCGCCTCCCCGCCTCCACAGCTGGTCCTGAGGCGGTCACCGTTAGCAATGGGGATCATTAA
- the hmgcs1 gene encoding hydroxymethylglutaryl-CoA synthase, cytoplasmic isoform X3, with product MYSALGKRGVVHSSYRMPGSAQANGEATWPKDVGVIALEIYFPSQYVDQAELEQFDGVSAGKYTVGLGQARMGFCSDREDINSLCLTVVQRLMERNGLSYDQVGRLEVGTETIIDKSKSVKTVVMQLFEESGNTDVEGIDTTNACYGGTAALFNAVNWVESSSWDGRYALVVAGDIAVYATGSARPTGGAGAIAMLVGPNAPLAFDRGLRGTHMQHAYDFYKPDMASEYPVVDGKLSIECYLSALDRCYSVYRNKIHAQWQREGVDKRFSLEDFGYMVFHSPYCKLVQKSLARLVLSDFLSHPRPNTETGPFSGLEAFREVKPEETYFNRDVEKAFMKASTEMFDQKTKASLLVSNQNGNMYTPSVYGCLASVIAQHTPQHLAGQRIGLFSYGSGFAATLYSLRVSQDATPGSGLDKICASLCDLKARLDSRRKVSPAMFAENMQLREETHHLAPYVPQGAVEELFPGTWYLTRVDEKHRREYSRCSLNDDLPLEAGLVNSTTATEQHIPSPVKKMPRLPASTAGPEAVTVSNGDH from the exons ATGTATTCGGCACTTGGAAAACGGGGTGTCGTTCACAG CTCATACAGAATGCCTGGATCAGCCCAAGCCAACGGCGAGGCCACGTGGCCCAAAGATGTGGGCGTCATCGCCCTGGAGATCTACTTCCCCTCACAGTACGTGGACCAGGCCGAGCTGGAGCAGTTTGACGGCGTGTCGGCCGGCAAGTACACGGTGGGCCTGGGCCAGGCGCGTATGGGCTTCTGCTCGGACCGCGAGGACATCAACTCCCTCTGCCTGACGGTGGTCCAGCGGCTGATGGAAAGGAATGGCCTCTCCTACGACCAGGTGGGCCGTTTGGAGGTGGGCACTGAGACCATCATCGACAAGTCCAAGTCGGTGAAGACGGTGGTGATGCAGCTGTTCGAGGAATCGGGCAACACGGACGTGGAGGGGATTGACACGACCAACGCTTGCTATGGGGGCACCGCCGCCCTCTTCAACGCCGTCAACTGGGTGGAGTCTAGCTCCTGGGACG GTCGTTATGCCCTGGTGGTGGCAGGAGACATTGCAGTTTACGCCACAGGAAGTGCCCGGCCGACAGGGGGCGCCGGTGCGATAGCCATGTTGGTAGGGCCCAACGCCCCACTGGCTTTTGACAGAG GTCTGCGGGGTACACACATGCAGCACGCCTACGACTTCTACAAGCCAGATATGGCGTCAGAATATCCTGTGGTGGACGGAAAGCTGTCTATCGAGTGCTACCTCAGCGCCTTAGATCGCTGTTACTCTGTCTATCGCAACAAGATCCATGCACAGTGGCAAAGAG AGGGTGTGGACAAGCGTTTCAGCCTGGAGGACTTTGGCTACATGGTGTTCCACTCTCCCTACTGCAAGCTGGTGCAGAAGTCCTTAGCCCGTCTGGTGCTCAGTGACTTCCTCAGCCACCCCAGGCCGAACACAGAGACTGGACCGTTCAGTGGCCTGGAGGCTTTCAG GGAGGTGAAGCCGGAGGAGACCTACTTCAACAGGGATGTGGAGAAGGCCTTCATGAAGGCCAgcacagagatgtttgatcaaaAGACCAAGGCTTCCCTCCTCGTCTCCAACCAGAACGGCAACATGTACACCCCCTCTGTCTACGGCTGCCTTGCTTCTGTCATCGCACA acacacacctcaGCACCTGGCGGGCCAGAGAATCGGCCTGTTCTCCTACGGCTCGGGGTTTGCCGCCACACTCTACTCCCTCCGAGTCTCCCAGGACGCCACGCCTG GCTCTGGATTGGATAAGATCTGTGCCAGCCTGTGTGACCTCAAGGCCAGACTGGACTCCAGGAGGAAGGTGTCACCTGCCATGTTCGCTGAAAACATGCAGCTGAGGGAAGAGACCCACCACCTAG CACCGTACGTGCCCCAGGGCGCTGTGGAGGAGCTGTTCCCTGGGACGTGGTATCTGACCCGGGTGGACGAAAAGCACCGTCGGGAGTACTCCAGATGCTCCCTGAACGACGACTTGCCCCTGGAGGCTGGCCTGGTCAACTCCACCACAGCCACTGAG CAGCACATCCCAAGCCCAGTGAAGAAGATGCCCCGCCTCCCCGCCTCCACAGCTGGTCCTGAGGCGGTCACCGTTAGCAATGGGGATCATTAA
- the hmgcs1 gene encoding hydroxymethylglutaryl-CoA synthase, cytoplasmic isoform X6, which translates to MPGSAQANGEATWPKDVGVIALEIYFPSQYVDQAELEQFDGVSAGKYTVGLGQARMGFCSDREDINSLCLTVVQRLMERNGLSYDQVGRLEVGTETIIDKSKSVKTVVMQLFEESGNTDVEGIDTTNACYGGTAALFNAVNWVESSSWDGRYALVVAGDIAVYATGSARPTGGAGAIAMLVGPNAPLAFDRGLRGTHMQHAYDFYKPDMASEYPVVDGKLSIECYLSALDRCYSVYRNKIHAQWQREGVDKRFSLEDFGYMVFHSPYCKLVQKSLARLVLSDFLSHPRPNTETGPFSGLEAFREVKPEETYFNRDVEKAFMKASTEMFDQKTKASLLVSNQNGNMYTPSVYGCLASVIAQHTPQHLAGQRIGLFSYGSGFAATLYSLRVSQDATPGSGLDKICASLCDLKARLDSRRKVSPAMFAENMQLREETHHLAPYVPQGAVEELFPGTWYLTRVDEKHRREYSRCSLNDDLPLEAGLVNSTTATEQHIPSPVKKMPRLPASTAGPEAVTVSNGDH; encoded by the exons ATGCCTGGATCAGCCCAAGCCAACGGCGAGGCCACGTGGCCCAAAGATGTGGGCGTCATCGCCCTGGAGATCTACTTCCCCTCACAGTACGTGGACCAGGCCGAGCTGGAGCAGTTTGACGGCGTGTCGGCCGGCAAGTACACGGTGGGCCTGGGCCAGGCGCGTATGGGCTTCTGCTCGGACCGCGAGGACATCAACTCCCTCTGCCTGACGGTGGTCCAGCGGCTGATGGAAAGGAATGGCCTCTCCTACGACCAGGTGGGCCGTTTGGAGGTGGGCACTGAGACCATCATCGACAAGTCCAAGTCGGTGAAGACGGTGGTGATGCAGCTGTTCGAGGAATCGGGCAACACGGACGTGGAGGGGATTGACACGACCAACGCTTGCTATGGGGGCACCGCCGCCCTCTTCAACGCCGTCAACTGGGTGGAGTCTAGCTCCTGGGACG GTCGTTATGCCCTGGTGGTGGCAGGAGACATTGCAGTTTACGCCACAGGAAGTGCCCGGCCGACAGGGGGCGCCGGTGCGATAGCCATGTTGGTAGGGCCCAACGCCCCACTGGCTTTTGACAGAG GTCTGCGGGGTACACACATGCAGCACGCCTACGACTTCTACAAGCCAGATATGGCGTCAGAATATCCTGTGGTGGACGGAAAGCTGTCTATCGAGTGCTACCTCAGCGCCTTAGATCGCTGTTACTCTGTCTATCGCAACAAGATCCATGCACAGTGGCAAAGAG AGGGTGTGGACAAGCGTTTCAGCCTGGAGGACTTTGGCTACATGGTGTTCCACTCTCCCTACTGCAAGCTGGTGCAGAAGTCCTTAGCCCGTCTGGTGCTCAGTGACTTCCTCAGCCACCCCAGGCCGAACACAGAGACTGGACCGTTCAGTGGCCTGGAGGCTTTCAG GGAGGTGAAGCCGGAGGAGACCTACTTCAACAGGGATGTGGAGAAGGCCTTCATGAAGGCCAgcacagagatgtttgatcaaaAGACCAAGGCTTCCCTCCTCGTCTCCAACCAGAACGGCAACATGTACACCCCCTCTGTCTACGGCTGCCTTGCTTCTGTCATCGCACA acacacacctcaGCACCTGGCGGGCCAGAGAATCGGCCTGTTCTCCTACGGCTCGGGGTTTGCCGCCACACTCTACTCCCTCCGAGTCTCCCAGGACGCCACGCCTG GCTCTGGATTGGATAAGATCTGTGCCAGCCTGTGTGACCTCAAGGCCAGACTGGACTCCAGGAGGAAGGTGTCACCTGCCATGTTCGCTGAAAACATGCAGCTGAGGGAAGAGACCCACCACCTAG CACCGTACGTGCCCCAGGGCGCTGTGGAGGAGCTGTTCCCTGGGACGTGGTATCTGACCCGGGTGGACGAAAAGCACCGTCGGGAGTACTCCAGATGCTCCCTGAACGACGACTTGCCCCTGGAGGCTGGCCTGGTCAACTCCACCACAGCCACTGAG CAGCACATCCCAAGCCCAGTGAAGAAGATGCCCCGCCTCCCCGCCTCCACAGCTGGTCCTGAGGCGGTCACCGTTAGCAATGGGGATCATTAA
- the hmgcs1 gene encoding hydroxymethylglutaryl-CoA synthase, cytoplasmic isoform X5 — translation MIVSSYRMPGSAQANGEATWPKDVGVIALEIYFPSQYVDQAELEQFDGVSAGKYTVGLGQARMGFCSDREDINSLCLTVVQRLMERNGLSYDQVGRLEVGTETIIDKSKSVKTVVMQLFEESGNTDVEGIDTTNACYGGTAALFNAVNWVESSSWDGRYALVVAGDIAVYATGSARPTGGAGAIAMLVGPNAPLAFDRGLRGTHMQHAYDFYKPDMASEYPVVDGKLSIECYLSALDRCYSVYRNKIHAQWQREGVDKRFSLEDFGYMVFHSPYCKLVQKSLARLVLSDFLSHPRPNTETGPFSGLEAFREVKPEETYFNRDVEKAFMKASTEMFDQKTKASLLVSNQNGNMYTPSVYGCLASVIAQHTPQHLAGQRIGLFSYGSGFAATLYSLRVSQDATPGSGLDKICASLCDLKARLDSRRKVSPAMFAENMQLREETHHLAPYVPQGAVEELFPGTWYLTRVDEKHRREYSRCSLNDDLPLEAGLVNSTTATEHIPSPVKKMPRLPASTAGPEAVTVSNGDH, via the exons ATGATTGTAAG CTCATACAGAATGCCTGGATCAGCCCAAGCCAACGGCGAGGCCACGTGGCCCAAAGATGTGGGCGTCATCGCCCTGGAGATCTACTTCCCCTCACAGTACGTGGACCAGGCCGAGCTGGAGCAGTTTGACGGCGTGTCGGCCGGCAAGTACACGGTGGGCCTGGGCCAGGCGCGTATGGGCTTCTGCTCGGACCGCGAGGACATCAACTCCCTCTGCCTGACGGTGGTCCAGCGGCTGATGGAAAGGAATGGCCTCTCCTACGACCAGGTGGGCCGTTTGGAGGTGGGCACTGAGACCATCATCGACAAGTCCAAGTCGGTGAAGACGGTGGTGATGCAGCTGTTCGAGGAATCGGGCAACACGGACGTGGAGGGGATTGACACGACCAACGCTTGCTATGGGGGCACCGCCGCCCTCTTCAACGCCGTCAACTGGGTGGAGTCTAGCTCCTGGGACG GTCGTTATGCCCTGGTGGTGGCAGGAGACATTGCAGTTTACGCCACAGGAAGTGCCCGGCCGACAGGGGGCGCCGGTGCGATAGCCATGTTGGTAGGGCCCAACGCCCCACTGGCTTTTGACAGAG GTCTGCGGGGTACACACATGCAGCACGCCTACGACTTCTACAAGCCAGATATGGCGTCAGAATATCCTGTGGTGGACGGAAAGCTGTCTATCGAGTGCTACCTCAGCGCCTTAGATCGCTGTTACTCTGTCTATCGCAACAAGATCCATGCACAGTGGCAAAGAG AGGGTGTGGACAAGCGTTTCAGCCTGGAGGACTTTGGCTACATGGTGTTCCACTCTCCCTACTGCAAGCTGGTGCAGAAGTCCTTAGCCCGTCTGGTGCTCAGTGACTTCCTCAGCCACCCCAGGCCGAACACAGAGACTGGACCGTTCAGTGGCCTGGAGGCTTTCAG GGAGGTGAAGCCGGAGGAGACCTACTTCAACAGGGATGTGGAGAAGGCCTTCATGAAGGCCAgcacagagatgtttgatcaaaAGACCAAGGCTTCCCTCCTCGTCTCCAACCAGAACGGCAACATGTACACCCCCTCTGTCTACGGCTGCCTTGCTTCTGTCATCGCACA acacacacctcaGCACCTGGCGGGCCAGAGAATCGGCCTGTTCTCCTACGGCTCGGGGTTTGCCGCCACACTCTACTCCCTCCGAGTCTCCCAGGACGCCACGCCTG GCTCTGGATTGGATAAGATCTGTGCCAGCCTGTGTGACCTCAAGGCCAGACTGGACTCCAGGAGGAAGGTGTCACCTGCCATGTTCGCTGAAAACATGCAGCTGAGGGAAGAGACCCACCACCTAG CACCGTACGTGCCCCAGGGCGCTGTGGAGGAGCTGTTCCCTGGGACGTGGTATCTGACCCGGGTGGACGAAAAGCACCGTCGGGAGTACTCCAGATGCTCCCTGAACGACGACTTGCCCCTGGAGGCTGGCCTGGTCAACTCCACCACAGCCACTGAG CACATCCCAAGCCCAGTGAAGAAGATGCCCCGCCTCCCCGCCTCCACAGCTGGTCCTGAGGCGGTCACCGTTAGCAATGGGGATCATTAA
- the hmgcs1 gene encoding hydroxymethylglutaryl-CoA synthase, cytoplasmic isoform X4 yields the protein MIVSSYRMPGSAQANGEATWPKDVGVIALEIYFPSQYVDQAELEQFDGVSAGKYTVGLGQARMGFCSDREDINSLCLTVVQRLMERNGLSYDQVGRLEVGTETIIDKSKSVKTVVMQLFEESGNTDVEGIDTTNACYGGTAALFNAVNWVESSSWDGRYALVVAGDIAVYATGSARPTGGAGAIAMLVGPNAPLAFDRGLRGTHMQHAYDFYKPDMASEYPVVDGKLSIECYLSALDRCYSVYRNKIHAQWQREGVDKRFSLEDFGYMVFHSPYCKLVQKSLARLVLSDFLSHPRPNTETGPFSGLEAFREVKPEETYFNRDVEKAFMKASTEMFDQKTKASLLVSNQNGNMYTPSVYGCLASVIAQHTPQHLAGQRIGLFSYGSGFAATLYSLRVSQDATPGSGLDKICASLCDLKARLDSRRKVSPAMFAENMQLREETHHLAPYVPQGAVEELFPGTWYLTRVDEKHRREYSRCSLNDDLPLEAGLVNSTTATEQHIPSPVKKMPRLPASTAGPEAVTVSNGDH from the exons ATGATTGTAAG CTCATACAGAATGCCTGGATCAGCCCAAGCCAACGGCGAGGCCACGTGGCCCAAAGATGTGGGCGTCATCGCCCTGGAGATCTACTTCCCCTCACAGTACGTGGACCAGGCCGAGCTGGAGCAGTTTGACGGCGTGTCGGCCGGCAAGTACACGGTGGGCCTGGGCCAGGCGCGTATGGGCTTCTGCTCGGACCGCGAGGACATCAACTCCCTCTGCCTGACGGTGGTCCAGCGGCTGATGGAAAGGAATGGCCTCTCCTACGACCAGGTGGGCCGTTTGGAGGTGGGCACTGAGACCATCATCGACAAGTCCAAGTCGGTGAAGACGGTGGTGATGCAGCTGTTCGAGGAATCGGGCAACACGGACGTGGAGGGGATTGACACGACCAACGCTTGCTATGGGGGCACCGCCGCCCTCTTCAACGCCGTCAACTGGGTGGAGTCTAGCTCCTGGGACG GTCGTTATGCCCTGGTGGTGGCAGGAGACATTGCAGTTTACGCCACAGGAAGTGCCCGGCCGACAGGGGGCGCCGGTGCGATAGCCATGTTGGTAGGGCCCAACGCCCCACTGGCTTTTGACAGAG GTCTGCGGGGTACACACATGCAGCACGCCTACGACTTCTACAAGCCAGATATGGCGTCAGAATATCCTGTGGTGGACGGAAAGCTGTCTATCGAGTGCTACCTCAGCGCCTTAGATCGCTGTTACTCTGTCTATCGCAACAAGATCCATGCACAGTGGCAAAGAG AGGGTGTGGACAAGCGTTTCAGCCTGGAGGACTTTGGCTACATGGTGTTCCACTCTCCCTACTGCAAGCTGGTGCAGAAGTCCTTAGCCCGTCTGGTGCTCAGTGACTTCCTCAGCCACCCCAGGCCGAACACAGAGACTGGACCGTTCAGTGGCCTGGAGGCTTTCAG GGAGGTGAAGCCGGAGGAGACCTACTTCAACAGGGATGTGGAGAAGGCCTTCATGAAGGCCAgcacagagatgtttgatcaaaAGACCAAGGCTTCCCTCCTCGTCTCCAACCAGAACGGCAACATGTACACCCCCTCTGTCTACGGCTGCCTTGCTTCTGTCATCGCACA acacacacctcaGCACCTGGCGGGCCAGAGAATCGGCCTGTTCTCCTACGGCTCGGGGTTTGCCGCCACACTCTACTCCCTCCGAGTCTCCCAGGACGCCACGCCTG GCTCTGGATTGGATAAGATCTGTGCCAGCCTGTGTGACCTCAAGGCCAGACTGGACTCCAGGAGGAAGGTGTCACCTGCCATGTTCGCTGAAAACATGCAGCTGAGGGAAGAGACCCACCACCTAG CACCGTACGTGCCCCAGGGCGCTGTGGAGGAGCTGTTCCCTGGGACGTGGTATCTGACCCGGGTGGACGAAAAGCACCGTCGGGAGTACTCCAGATGCTCCCTGAACGACGACTTGCCCCTGGAGGCTGGCCTGGTCAACTCCACCACAGCCACTGAG CAGCACATCCCAAGCCCAGTGAAGAAGATGCCCCGCCTCCCCGCCTCCACAGCTGGTCCTGAGGCGGTCACCGTTAGCAATGGGGATCATTAA
- the hmgcs1 gene encoding hydroxymethylglutaryl-CoA synthase, cytoplasmic isoform X1 yields the protein MIVSLRIEDLLDSPDPRYIDLLYPNSSYRMPGSAQANGEATWPKDVGVIALEIYFPSQYVDQAELEQFDGVSAGKYTVGLGQARMGFCSDREDINSLCLTVVQRLMERNGLSYDQVGRLEVGTETIIDKSKSVKTVVMQLFEESGNTDVEGIDTTNACYGGTAALFNAVNWVESSSWDGRYALVVAGDIAVYATGSARPTGGAGAIAMLVGPNAPLAFDRGLRGTHMQHAYDFYKPDMASEYPVVDGKLSIECYLSALDRCYSVYRNKIHAQWQREGVDKRFSLEDFGYMVFHSPYCKLVQKSLARLVLSDFLSHPRPNTETGPFSGLEAFREVKPEETYFNRDVEKAFMKASTEMFDQKTKASLLVSNQNGNMYTPSVYGCLASVIAQHTPQHLAGQRIGLFSYGSGFAATLYSLRVSQDATPGSGLDKICASLCDLKARLDSRRKVSPAMFAENMQLREETHHLAPYVPQGAVEELFPGTWYLTRVDEKHRREYSRCSLNDDLPLEAGLVNSTTATEQHIPSPVKKMPRLPASTAGPEAVTVSNGDH from the exons ATGATTGTAAG CCTCCGCATAGAAGACCTGCTCGACAGCCCTGATCCTCGCTACATTGACCTCCTTTACCCTAACAG CTCATACAGAATGCCTGGATCAGCCCAAGCCAACGGCGAGGCCACGTGGCCCAAAGATGTGGGCGTCATCGCCCTGGAGATCTACTTCCCCTCACAGTACGTGGACCAGGCCGAGCTGGAGCAGTTTGACGGCGTGTCGGCCGGCAAGTACACGGTGGGCCTGGGCCAGGCGCGTATGGGCTTCTGCTCGGACCGCGAGGACATCAACTCCCTCTGCCTGACGGTGGTCCAGCGGCTGATGGAAAGGAATGGCCTCTCCTACGACCAGGTGGGCCGTTTGGAGGTGGGCACTGAGACCATCATCGACAAGTCCAAGTCGGTGAAGACGGTGGTGATGCAGCTGTTCGAGGAATCGGGCAACACGGACGTGGAGGGGATTGACACGACCAACGCTTGCTATGGGGGCACCGCCGCCCTCTTCAACGCCGTCAACTGGGTGGAGTCTAGCTCCTGGGACG GTCGTTATGCCCTGGTGGTGGCAGGAGACATTGCAGTTTACGCCACAGGAAGTGCCCGGCCGACAGGGGGCGCCGGTGCGATAGCCATGTTGGTAGGGCCCAACGCCCCACTGGCTTTTGACAGAG GTCTGCGGGGTACACACATGCAGCACGCCTACGACTTCTACAAGCCAGATATGGCGTCAGAATATCCTGTGGTGGACGGAAAGCTGTCTATCGAGTGCTACCTCAGCGCCTTAGATCGCTGTTACTCTGTCTATCGCAACAAGATCCATGCACAGTGGCAAAGAG AGGGTGTGGACAAGCGTTTCAGCCTGGAGGACTTTGGCTACATGGTGTTCCACTCTCCCTACTGCAAGCTGGTGCAGAAGTCCTTAGCCCGTCTGGTGCTCAGTGACTTCCTCAGCCACCCCAGGCCGAACACAGAGACTGGACCGTTCAGTGGCCTGGAGGCTTTCAG GGAGGTGAAGCCGGAGGAGACCTACTTCAACAGGGATGTGGAGAAGGCCTTCATGAAGGCCAgcacagagatgtttgatcaaaAGACCAAGGCTTCCCTCCTCGTCTCCAACCAGAACGGCAACATGTACACCCCCTCTGTCTACGGCTGCCTTGCTTCTGTCATCGCACA acacacacctcaGCACCTGGCGGGCCAGAGAATCGGCCTGTTCTCCTACGGCTCGGGGTTTGCCGCCACACTCTACTCCCTCCGAGTCTCCCAGGACGCCACGCCTG GCTCTGGATTGGATAAGATCTGTGCCAGCCTGTGTGACCTCAAGGCCAGACTGGACTCCAGGAGGAAGGTGTCACCTGCCATGTTCGCTGAAAACATGCAGCTGAGGGAAGAGACCCACCACCTAG CACCGTACGTGCCCCAGGGCGCTGTGGAGGAGCTGTTCCCTGGGACGTGGTATCTGACCCGGGTGGACGAAAAGCACCGTCGGGAGTACTCCAGATGCTCCCTGAACGACGACTTGCCCCTGGAGGCTGGCCTGGTCAACTCCACCACAGCCACTGAG CAGCACATCCCAAGCCCAGTGAAGAAGATGCCCCGCCTCCCCGCCTCCACAGCTGGTCCTGAGGCGGTCACCGTTAGCAATGGGGATCATTAA